CGGCTGGATTAAAAAGCTGTCCGTATTCAGCATCGTCCTGGGCGTTGGCGGTTATGTTACGGGTGGTGCTGTGGCTAATCACTCTTCCTCTGACTATGTTGACTCACTGCGATCGCAGATGAAGGCAAAGGATAAGCAGATCGGCGCCCTGCAAAACCAGTTACAGACGGCATCTGTAAAGCCCGGCAATAAGCGTAAAGCGGAATCGCTGCCAAAGCCTGCCACTTCCCGAAATGGGGTCTACACATTAAAAGCGGATTGCATTAATGCCCAGGGTAACAAATTTAGCCCTGCATGGACGGTGAATACCAACACATATGAAGTGGATGAATCGACAAAAATGCTCGCTGATGGCTATGCGCTCTCTTTGTCTGATAAAGCCATTCCGGCTAACGGACAGCGGTTTAAACTGACTTATCAGAGCGGTAGCGTGATCAATTGCACCGTGGTCGATGCGCGGTAAGCGTGTTTGTATGACGCCAGGTATTACCTTCGGTAAATCGCAGGCATAAAAAAACCAACCGCAATGGGTTGGTTTTTTTGGGATTTTTGGTCGGCACGAGAGGATTTGAACCTCCGACCCTGACACCCCATGACAGTGCGCTACCAGGCTGCGCTACGTGCCGACATGTGGCGCTAATAGTACCCTTTTCGTTGCTGATTGCAAGCAGAGGGGCACCTGAGTGATTCATAATTAATCAATCAGTTAGCGATAAAACGTTTTTCATCCGTTAACACTTGCAGCAACAAACTGAGCTGCGGTTTCTGATCGCGGATCTTCTCGCCCTGCGCATTCCAGGTATGGTAATTGCCGTTAGGACTCAGTACCAGCGTCATCTCCGGCGTGGTTATTGCCAGCGTGTCACCGCCCGCAGCGGTGACCCAATTATGGCGGCGCGGTGCGTTAAACAGATCTTGCCCCTGTGACCAGGCATTGGGTGGCGTGCTGACATGCAGTAACCGCTGCATCAGCGTGGCCATCACATCTTTATGATCCGTCAGCGTATTGATGCGCTGTGCCGGTGTGCCTGGCCAGTGGATGACCAGCGGAACGTGCAGCCTGCTGCGCGACCATTCGAAACTATCGTCCGCTTTGCTTTCCGGCACGCCGTGACCAGCGGTAATAATTACCACTGTATCGTCCAGCTTGCCGGTCGCGCGCAGCGCATCCAGCACGCGCCCGATTTGCGCATCAACATCTGCCGCCGCGCGGCTGTACTTACGGGCGAAGTTTGGCTGCGAACTGTCCAGAGATGCCGTGCCGTTCAGCGAAATCCACGAGAACCAGCGGTTATCATCCTGCGCGTAATGTTCAAGCCAGTTAATCCACTGCGAGGCGGTTTTCTCGTCACTCTGCGTTTGCGCGGCTGGCAATGAGAAGTCAGAGAGCAGCGCCTGGCGGTAGAGCGGGCTGCTGAAACCGTCCGAAGAGAATAAACCAAGCTGGTAGCCCTGCTGGTTAAAGGCGGTGATCAGCGCAGCCGGAATACGCGCCGACAGCACGCCATCCATGTAACCCGGTGAGATGCCGTAGAACAGGCCGAAATAGCCATTGTCGGCAGTGTTGCCGGAACTCATATGTTGCGTAAAGTTGACGTTCTGCTGCGCAAAGCTGGCGAGTTGCGGCATCTGTTTTTCATAACGCGAATAATTGAGGCCATCAACGGTAATCAGCAGCACGTTCTGGCCGGAACCCATATCAGCGTAGCGCAGATCGCTTAAGGGGTACTGTACGGAGACAGCTTCAGGGTTGCCCTGTTCCACCAGTCGGCGTTGATAATCCTGCGCATCCAGCAAACCGTGTTTTTCCAGAAAACGGCGCGCGGTCATCGGATAAGAGAGCGGCAGATTAGCGCGCTGCATGGTAATCGGGCGATAGAAATTGGCGTCGGCCCAAATATACATCACGTGCGTGGCGATAAAGGCGACGAAGAAAAAGGCGGCCAGCGGCTTGGCGTAGTGGCGGCGGCGCGTCAGGCTACGCAGCTTCTGCCAGCTCCAGGTGGCGAATAGCATTTCGATCAGCAGAATCACCGGCACGCTGATAAACATGAGCTGCCAGTCCCGCGCCATCTCGTTCTGGTCCGGGTTAATCACTAACTCCCAGACAACGGGATTAAGATGCAGGTGGAAACGGGTAAATACTTCGCTGTCGATCAGCAGCAGCGTCATGCCTGCTGTCGCAAGGATGGCGGACAGCACGCGCATCAGGCGCTGCGACATCACAATAAACGTCAGCGGGAAGAGCACAAGCAAGTAGGTGGCGAACACCAGAAAGCTGAAATGCTCAACCACGCTGAGATAAGAATAGATACGCCCGGATAGGGTAGTCGGCCAGTCGGCGACAAACAGATAACGGCTACCGAGAACGATGGACAACAAAATGTTGAACAACGCAAACCAGTGCCCCCAGCTTACCATCTGGGAGACTTTTTCACGGTAGCGCTGACGATTGGTCACCATAGACTGTCGATATTTCCCTTAATGCGCTTTGTCGTCGCCAATCGACGATTGTAACGCCTGAGCGAATGATTTCGCGATCGCCTGACGTTGTGCAGGGGCGACGCTGGTGTTGATCAGGTTCGTCACCATGTTGCCCAGCACCATCAGGGAGAGATCGGTCGGGGCTTTGTGTTTTTCCAGTACGTTTGCCAGCTCACTGAGCAGCTGTTCAACGTGTTCATCACTGTAGCGGGAGAGTTGTGGCATAAATCGGAA
The Kosakonia oryzae genome window above contains:
- the yejM gene encoding LPS biosynthesis-modulating metalloenzyme YejM, coding for MVTNRQRYREKVSQMVSWGHWFALFNILLSIVLGSRYLFVADWPTTLSGRIYSYLSVVEHFSFLVFATYLLVLFPLTFIVMSQRLMRVLSAILATAGMTLLLIDSEVFTRFHLHLNPVVWELVINPDQNEMARDWQLMFISVPVILLIEMLFATWSWQKLRSLTRRRHYAKPLAAFFFVAFIATHVMYIWADANFYRPITMQRANLPLSYPMTARRFLEKHGLLDAQDYQRRLVEQGNPEAVSVQYPLSDLRYADMGSGQNVLLITVDGLNYSRYEKQMPQLASFAQQNVNFTQHMSSGNTADNGYFGLFYGISPGYMDGVLSARIPAALITAFNQQGYQLGLFSSDGFSSPLYRQALLSDFSLPAAQTQSDEKTASQWINWLEHYAQDDNRWFSWISLNGTASLDSSQPNFARKYSRAAADVDAQIGRVLDALRATGKLDDTVVIITAGHGVPESKADDSFEWSRSRLHVPLVIHWPGTPAQRINTLTDHKDVMATLMQRLLHVSTPPNAWSQGQDLFNAPRRHNWVTAAGGDTLAITTPEMTLVLSPNGNYHTWNAQGEKIRDQKPQLSLLLQVLTDEKRFIAN
- a CDS encoding YejL family protein, with amino-acid sequence MPQLSRYSDEHVEQLLSELANVLEKHKAPTDLSLMVLGNMVTNLINTSVAPAQRQAIAKSFAQALQSSIGDDKAH